From a region of the Butyrivibrio sp. AE3004 genome:
- the ftsX gene encoding permease-like cell division protein FtsX: MRMSSFFYTIGQGFKNLNRNRWYTLASIATISACLFLFGVFYSVVTNFQHIVKTAEEGVSVTVFFNEGVGEDIILATKSLIEKRPEVSRVDYISAQDAWDTFKADYLGEYADGFTENPLEDSANLQIYLSDVSMQPALVTYLESIDGVRMVNRSEVTASTLDGINKLIGYVSLGIIGILLLVSIFLISNTVTIGISVRKEEINIMKYIGATDFFVRAPFVVEGIIIGIIGSLIPLVIVYFVYNKAAEFLAIRFSMLNSILDILPVGQIFEALTPISILMGVGIGFLGSVTTVRKHLHV; the protein is encoded by the coding sequence ATGAGGATGAGTAGTTTTTTCTATACAATAGGACAGGGCTTTAAAAATCTTAACCGCAATAGATGGTATACACTGGCGTCAATTGCAACAATAAGCGCCTGCCTGTTTTTGTTTGGTGTTTTTTATTCGGTAGTAACTAATTTTCAACATATTGTAAAGACAGCCGAAGAAGGTGTGTCGGTTACGGTTTTCTTTAATGAGGGAGTGGGAGAGGATATAATTCTTGCGACTAAGTCTCTTATAGAGAAGAGACCGGAAGTCAGCAGAGTTGATTATATTTCCGCACAGGATGCCTGGGATACCTTTAAGGCGGATTACCTTGGTGAATATGCAGATGGCTTTACGGAGAATCCGCTGGAGGATTCTGCCAACCTTCAGATTTATCTGAGTGATGTTTCAATGCAGCCTGCACTTGTTACTTATCTTGAATCAATTGATGGAGTAAGAATGGTCAACAGATCTGAAGTTACTGCATCAACGCTTGATGGTATCAATAAGCTTATCGGCTATGTGTCACTTGGAATTATCGGAATACTTTTACTGGTTTCCATTTTCCTTATAAGCAATACGGTAACAATTGGTATTTCCGTAAGAAAAGAAGAGATAAACATTATGAAGTACATTGGAGCTACTGACTTTTTTGTACGTGCTCCTTTCGTTGTCGAAGGTATCATAATCGGAATTATAGGTTCACTTATACCGCTTGTAATAGTTTACTTTGTCTACAACAAAGCAGCAGAGTTTTTGGCAATCAGATTTTCAATGCTGAACTCAATACTGGATATCCTTCCGGTAGGTCAGATTTTTGAGGCACTTACACCTATTTCTATATTGATGGGTGTGGGAATTGGCTTCCTCGGAAGTGTCACAACAGTTCGTAAGCATCTACATGTATAA
- a CDS encoding S41 family peptidase, translating to MEEPRDNKIVMLIIGLLMGIASTALVVAAAFFIIKIKGFAFTSSQVQDTDSALSEETINKVKIIEDTIGTYYYKVDMDRTAEADAIYKGVVSSLGDPYSEYYTTDEYEDLMSDTQGIYYGIGAYVSMDKDTKLPRITGTIKDSPAEAAGLKANDVIYKVSGESVHGMSLTEVVGMIRGEIGTKVELTIYREGETDYLEIEVERDKVEAQTINTTMLEDNIGYIGITEFDSVTTGQFTEGIQELRDKKMEALVIDLRSNPGGSLSAVCDIARQLLPKGDIVYTVDRDGNREDYKCDGENEIDIPVAVLVNGYSASASEILSGAIKDYGIGTIIGETTYGKGVVQRIFPFTDGTAVKLTISNYFTPNGNDINGVGITPDIEIALDNEAYNKDGTDNQLNKAVEVLKKEMEKAGNKLDKAA from the coding sequence ATGGAAGAACCAAGAGATAATAAAATAGTAATGCTCATTATCGGGCTGCTTATGGGAATTGCTTCTACAGCACTTGTAGTTGCGGCTGCCTTTTTCATAATAAAGATAAAAGGCTTTGCCTTTACTTCTTCGCAGGTTCAGGATACTGATTCGGCACTAAGTGAGGAAACCATAAATAAAGTAAAAATAATAGAAGATACGATAGGTACTTATTATTATAAAGTGGATATGGACAGAACAGCAGAGGCTGATGCTATTTACAAAGGAGTGGTTTCGTCACTTGGAGATCCATACTCAGAGTATTACACCACAGATGAGTATGAGGATCTAATGTCTGATACCCAGGGAATATATTATGGAATTGGTGCATACGTAAGTATGGATAAAGATACCAAGCTTCCTCGAATTACAGGAACGATTAAGGATTCGCCGGCTGAGGCAGCAGGACTGAAGGCCAATGATGTCATTTATAAAGTTTCTGGTGAGAGCGTACATGGAATGAGCCTGACTGAGGTTGTGGGAATGATAAGAGGTGAGATAGGAACTAAGGTTGAACTCACCATTTATCGTGAAGGAGAGACGGATTATCTTGAGATTGAAGTTGAAAGAGATAAAGTAGAAGCACAGACTATCAACACAACCATGCTTGAGGATAATATCGGATATATTGGAATAACTGAGTTTGATTCGGTAACAACCGGGCAGTTTACGGAAGGTATTCAGGAGCTCAGGGACAAGAAGATGGAAGCTCTTGTTATAGATTTAAGATCTAATCCGGGCGGAAGCCTGTCGGCTGTGTGCGATATAGCAAGACAGCTTCTTCCTAAAGGTGATATTGTTTATACTGTGGATAGAGACGGCAATCGTGAGGATTATAAATGCGATGGTGAAAATGAAATAGATATACCGGTTGCTGTGCTTGTAAACGGATATTCAGCCAGCGCTTCCGAGATATTGTCAGGTGCTATTAAGGACTATGGCATAGGCACGATTATTGGTGAGACAACTTATGGAAAGGGTGTTGTTCAGCGTATATTCCCGTTTACAGACGGAACGGCTGTGAAGCTTACTATAAGTAATTATTTTACACCTAACGGAAATGACATAAATGGTGTCGGTATTACTCCCGATATTGAAATTGCACTTGATAATGAGGCATACAATAAGGATGGCACCGATAATCAGCTGAATAAGGCTGTAGAGGTTTTGAAAAAAGAGATGGAAAAGGCAGGCAATAAATTGGATAAAGCTGCCTGA
- a CDS encoding YjfB family protein, with amino-acid sequence MDIPELSMALSASRIQQDWGTAMLANNLDAMAEVGNTIEELMDVSALERSVNPNLGGTIDVRL; translated from the coding sequence ATGGACATACCCGAATTATCAATGGCATTATCAGCCAGTAGAATCCAGCAGGATTGGGGTACGGCTATGCTTGCCAACAATCTTGACGCAATGGCGGAAGTAGGCAATACCATTGAAGAACTGATGGATGTGTCCGCTCTCGAAAGGTCGGTAAACCCGAACCTGGGTGGCACAATCGATGTTCGCCTTTAA
- a CDS encoding CvfB family protein has translation MLRLGEKQELIIIKQVDFGVYLAEKEGSEDKVLLPKKQVPADAGLGDKLTVFLYKDSDDRLIATTNTPNLMLGQVNMLTVNDVGKIGAFMDWGLEKDVLLPFREQTRRVKKGESVLCALYVDKSGRLAVTMNVYEFLRTDSPYHKEDRVRGTVYETSGNFGVFVAVDDIFSALIPKKELYGDIRVGDEITARVIEVRDDGKLTLSVREKAYLQIDTDAQLILEKMEKNGGKLPFTDKADPQLIRDEMSMSKNEFKRAVGHLLKDGKIEIGENEIKLI, from the coding sequence ATGTTAAGATTAGGAGAAAAACAGGAACTGATAATAATAAAGCAGGTTGATTTCGGTGTTTACCTCGCTGAAAAAGAAGGAAGCGAAGACAAGGTCCTTCTTCCCAAAAAGCAGGTGCCTGCAGATGCCGGACTTGGTGATAAACTCACGGTATTTTTATATAAAGATTCCGATGACAGGCTCATCGCAACCACAAATACGCCAAATCTGATGCTAGGCCAGGTTAATATGCTGACCGTAAATGATGTCGGCAAAATTGGCGCATTTATGGACTGGGGACTTGAGAAGGATGTGCTTTTGCCTTTCAGAGAACAGACACGCAGGGTTAAAAAAGGTGAGAGTGTCCTTTGTGCACTTTATGTTGACAAATCCGGAAGACTTGCAGTTACTATGAATGTATACGAATTTTTAAGAACTGACAGCCCTTACCACAAGGAGGACAGAGTCAGGGGAACGGTATATGAGACCAGCGGAAACTTCGGAGTTTTTGTTGCTGTAGATGATATTTTTTCCGCACTCATTCCCAAAAAGGAATTGTATGGGGATATAAGGGTCGGAGATGAGATAACAGCAAGGGTAATAGAAGTCAGAGATGACGGAAAGCTTACCTTAAGTGTCCGTGAAAAGGCATATCTTCAGATAGATACAGATGCACAGCTTATACTTGAAAAAATGGAGAAAAACGGAGGAAAGCTGCCTTTTACAGACAAGGCTGATCCACAGCTTATAAGAGATGAGATGTCCATGAGTAAGAACGAATTCAAAAGAGCAGTCGGGCATTTGCTTAAAGATGGAAAGATAGAAATAGGCGAAAATGAGATCAAGCTTATCTAA
- the uvrB gene encoding excinuclease ABC subunit UvrB, producing MDHFELKSEYKPTGDQPQAIEALVNGFKNGNQFETLQGVTGSGKTFAMANVIQALNKPTLVISHNKTLAGQLYGEFKEFFPNNAVEYFVSYYDYYQPEAYVPQTDTYIAKDSAINDEIDKLRLSATASLTERRDVIVVASVSCIYGLGSPDEFKGMSISLRPGMERSRDQILKDLVAIQYTRNDLDINRCNFRVRGDTIEIFPAQADDYLIRIELFGDEIDRICEVEPVTGTIRNELTHVMIYPASHYVVPQEKINLACQNIEAELDEQVKFFKSEDKLIEAQRIAERTNFDIEMMRETGFCSGIENYSRHLNFAKPGEPPLTLMDFFDGEFLIIVDESHMTIPQIGAMYHGDRSRKTTLVDYGFRLPSALDNRPLNFEEFETHIDQMLFCSATPGPYEAEHELLRAEQIIRPTGLLDPEISVRPVEGQIDDLITEINKETDKKNKVLITTLTKKMAEDLTEYLAETGIRVKYMHSDIDTLERAQIIRDMRLDVFDVLVGINLLREGLDIPEIALVAIIDADKEGFLRSETSLIQTIGRAARNADGRVIMYADNMTDSMKNAIEITERRRKIQQAYNEEHGITPQTIRKAVRDLISVTKAVAKQEVQFEKDPESMDKKELEKVIKDVEKRMKKAAAELDFETAAMLRDQMIDLKKHLLEVTGGK from the coding sequence ATGGATCATTTTGAGCTAAAATCGGAATACAAACCAACCGGAGATCAACCGCAGGCAATAGAGGCGCTGGTTAACGGATTTAAGAATGGTAATCAGTTTGAAACACTGCAGGGTGTTACGGGATCCGGTAAAACATTTGCCATGGCGAATGTTATTCAGGCATTAAATAAACCGACGCTTGTAATAAGCCATAATAAAACCCTTGCCGGGCAGCTCTACGGCGAGTTTAAGGAGTTTTTTCCTAATAATGCGGTAGAGTACTTCGTGTCTTACTATGATTATTATCAGCCTGAAGCCTATGTACCTCAGACGGATACATATATTGCCAAAGATTCGGCTATAAATGATGAAATTGATAAGCTTAGACTCTCAGCAACGGCATCTCTTACAGAGAGAAGAGATGTAATTGTTGTTGCCAGTGTGTCGTGTATTTATGGTCTGGGAAGTCCCGATGAATTTAAGGGGATGTCAATATCACTGCGTCCCGGAATGGAGAGGAGCAGAGACCAGATACTTAAGGACCTGGTTGCCATCCAGTATACGAGAAATGATCTTGATATAAACAGATGTAATTTCCGTGTAAGAGGGGATACTATCGAAATATTCCCTGCACAGGCGGATGATTACCTGATTCGGATAGAGCTCTTCGGAGATGAAATCGACAGAATATGTGAGGTGGAACCTGTTACGGGAACTATCAGGAACGAACTTACCCATGTGATGATCTATCCTGCATCGCATTACGTTGTTCCTCAGGAAAAAATAAACCTGGCATGTCAGAATATTGAGGCGGAGCTTGATGAACAGGTGAAGTTCTTTAAGAGCGAGGACAAGCTCATCGAAGCTCAGAGAATTGCCGAACGTACGAATTTCGACATAGAGATGATGCGTGAGACAGGTTTTTGCTCGGGAATAGAAAATTATTCAAGACATCTGAATTTCGCTAAACCGGGTGAGCCCCCACTTACGCTTATGGACTTCTTTGACGGTGAATTTCTTATAATCGTTGATGAGTCGCATATGACTATCCCGCAGATAGGAGCCATGTATCACGGTGACAGATCACGTAAGACAACACTTGTGGATTATGGGTTCAGACTTCCTTCAGCGCTGGATAACAGACCACTTAATTTTGAGGAATTTGAAACACATATTGATCAGATGCTTTTCTGTTCGGCAACGCCGGGACCTTATGAGGCTGAACATGAACTTTTACGTGCGGAACAGATCATAAGACCTACAGGGCTTCTTGATCCTGAAATATCGGTAAGACCTGTTGAAGGTCAGATTGATGATCTTATAACTGAGATCAATAAGGAAACGGATAAAAAGAATAAAGTCCTTATCACTACTCTTACCAAAAAGATGGCAGAGGATCTTACGGAATATCTGGCGGAAACAGGTATAAGGGTCAAATACATGCACTCTGACATAGATACGCTTGAGCGGGCACAGATAATACGCGATATGCGACTTGATGTTTTTGATGTACTGGTGGGAATCAACCTCTTAAGAGAGGGGCTTGATATTCCGGAAATAGCGCTTGTAGCAATAATCGATGCGGATAAGGAAGGTTTTCTCCGCTCTGAAACATCACTTATTCAGACTATAGGCCGAGCTGCCAGAAATGCTGACGGACGGGTTATCATGTATGCTGATAACATGACGGATTCGATGAAGAATGCAATTGAGATCACGGAACGAAGAAGAAAAATCCAACAGGCTTATAATGAAGAACACGGAATTACTCCACAGACAATAAGAAAGGCAGTCAGGGACCTTATCAGCGTTACCAAGGCAGTTGCGAAGCAGGAAGTTCAGTTCGAGAAAGATCCTGAATCTATGGATAAGAAGGAACTGGAGAAAGTCATAAAAGATGTTGAAAAGCGTATGAAGAAAGCTGCTGCAGAGCTTGATTTCGAGACAGCTGCCATGCTGAGAGATCAGATGATTGATCTGAAAAAACATCTGCTTGAAGTTACCGGAGGAAAATAA
- a CDS encoding murein hydrolase activator EnvC family protein translates to MKGRGFEKRIIGVVLLLCLLAGTVSFSTVSVRAAVTAESIKKKEGQISSAKKERDSMKNSLTDLQAVKKSLEKEKTDLNSYITKLDTNLTDIQKRIEDLTAKISQKEQDIEVTTAELEEAIRVQNEQYEAMKKRIRFMYEKGNNLYFQLLLETGTFSDMLNKAEYIEELSAYDRMKLEEYIAHTELTTITKEALEEEKKTLDEAKADVVIEEGNLQNLIAQKNSEVNTIQANIKDKEAAIAEYEKQIADENATIAALEKAVEAEKAELAAQNARKYDGGMFAFPCPSYTRISDDFGMRMHPTLGIKKMHNGIDLAAPSGSAIVAAYDGKVVAAAYNSSMGNYVMISHGSGLYTIYMHASSLSVSTGAEVSKGQRIASVGSTGRSTGPHLHFGVRLNGNYVSPWNYVK, encoded by the coding sequence TTGAAAGGCAGAGGATTTGAAAAAAGAATAATCGGAGTTGTACTTCTTCTGTGTCTGCTTGCGGGCACAGTTTCTTTTAGTACAGTATCTGTGCGGGCTGCTGTTACTGCAGAGAGCATTAAAAAGAAAGAGGGACAGATATCAAGTGCAAAAAAAGAGAGGGACTCAATGAAGAACTCTCTTACAGATCTTCAGGCTGTAAAAAAATCCCTGGAAAAGGAAAAAACGGATCTTAATTCATACATAACAAAGCTTGATACAAATCTCACTGATATTCAGAAAAGAATAGAGGATCTTACAGCAAAAATATCTCAGAAGGAGCAGGATATTGAGGTGACAACTGCGGAACTTGAAGAAGCAATCCGGGTTCAGAATGAGCAGTATGAAGCCATGAAAAAGAGAATCCGCTTCATGTATGAAAAAGGAAATAATCTATATTTTCAGCTTTTACTTGAGACCGGAACATTTTCGGATATGTTAAATAAAGCAGAGTACATAGAAGAGCTTTCAGCCTACGACAGGATGAAACTTGAAGAGTACATTGCACATACAGAGCTAACGACTATTACAAAAGAGGCTCTTGAAGAAGAAAAGAAGACTCTTGATGAGGCAAAGGCCGATGTCGTTATAGAGGAAGGTAATCTTCAGAATCTTATAGCTCAGAAAAACTCAGAGGTCAATACAATTCAGGCTAATATAAAGGATAAAGAGGCTGCAATCGCCGAATATGAGAAACAGATAGCTGATGAAAATGCTACTATCGCTGCTCTCGAAAAAGCTGTTGAAGCCGAAAAGGCAGAGCTTGCAGCTCAGAATGCCAGAAAATACGACGGAGGAATGTTTGCATTTCCCTGTCCGTCTTATACCAGAATATCTGACGACTTTGGTATGAGAATGCATCCCACTTTGGGAATAAAGAAAATGCACAATGGCATTGACCTTGCTGCTCCAAGCGGATCGGCAATTGTAGCGGCTTATGACGGAAAGGTTGTTGCTGCGGCTTATAACTCTTCAATGGGTAATTATGTTATGATATCCCATGGAAGCGGTCTTTATACAATTTACATGCATGCGTCATCACTTAGTGTTTCAACCGGGGCAGAGGTAAGCAAAGGGCAAAGAATAGCTTCTGTAGGGTCAACTGGAAGGTCTACCGGACCGCATCTTCATTTTGGTGTGAGATTGAACGGCAATTATGTCAGTCCGTGGAATTATGTGAAGTGA
- a CDS encoding acyl-[acyl-carrier-protein] thioesterase, with product MYGFDSRIRYTETDLQHYLTIESLIDYFQDCSTFQTQEGPATIEKMEKKDIAWVINSWQVVINRLPKLGERVTIGTVPYELKGFIGLRNFFMDTVEGERLAVANSVWSLINMKKGAPTRVDDDIIATYPLDEKLPMDYAPRKIADPEDAKIYNAEVKKVGLHHLDSNNHVNNGQHIRIALGAFSRVAEREELSDLETLSRSREGLQIRAEYRQQAYLGDEINPVIYVKNNVYTAFLNDNKGKPYSIVEIKRIEKC from the coding sequence ATGTACGGATTTGACTCAAGAATCAGATATACAGAAACAGATCTGCAGCATTACCTTACGATTGAATCTTTGATAGATTATTTTCAGGATTGCTCGACTTTTCAAACACAGGAAGGCCCGGCAACCATAGAAAAAATGGAAAAAAAGGATATCGCATGGGTGATAAACAGCTGGCAGGTTGTGATAAACAGACTCCCAAAGCTTGGGGAGAGGGTTACCATAGGAACTGTTCCCTATGAATTAAAAGGGTTTATCGGTTTAAGGAACTTTTTTATGGATACTGTTGAGGGTGAGCGGCTTGCTGTTGCCAATTCGGTATGGTCACTTATCAATATGAAAAAGGGTGCACCCACCAGAGTGGATGATGATATTATTGCGACCTACCCGCTTGACGAGAAACTTCCTATGGATTACGCGCCGAGAAAAATAGCGGATCCGGAAGATGCAAAGATATATAATGCCGAAGTCAAAAAGGTTGGATTGCACCATCTGGATTCAAATAATCATGTAAATAACGGGCAGCATATAAGAATCGCACTTGGAGCTTTTAGCCGGGTGGCTGAAAGAGAGGAACTTAGTGACTTAGAAACGCTTTCCCGCAGCAGGGAAGGACTTCAGATACGGGCAGAATACAGGCAGCAGGCCTACCTTGGGGATGAGATAAACCCGGTGATTTATGTAAAGAACAATGTATATACGGCCTTTTTAAATGACAATAAAGGAAAACCGTATTCAATAGTAGAGATAAAAAGGATTGAGAAATGTTAA
- a CDS encoding serine/threonine protein kinase, protein MSNIAKIGSGGNADVYKLCNGGEMPECALKIAKKDKACILQFENEKKVLKYLSEKKYKYSPRFLSGGKGEILMELLEGRNLDSIDLSNLTESELKKLFLKMCDMLFDLHGLNPPVIHRDIKPSNILIDRNGNLRLIDFGTSRLLGGYREDDNWTDKAPTAGTRGYAAPEQYGGLIEDFRTDIFQLGKTISKLMGKTMVSDGFYENMLRVSERCCFSSISERYTCVGDIRIDILKISASQRKKCRLEKVIAKFKKRQKSRNDRKKERVFIDIVRTCDSIEFL, encoded by the coding sequence ATGAGTAATATAGCAAAAATAGGCAGTGGAGGAAATGCCGATGTATATAAGCTTTGCAACGGCGGGGAGATGCCTGAATGTGCATTAAAGATCGCAAAAAAAGATAAAGCCTGTATTTTGCAGTTTGAAAATGAAAAGAAAGTTCTGAAGTACCTGTCCGAGAAAAAATATAAATATTCACCACGATTTTTGAGTGGTGGTAAGGGCGAAATACTTATGGAACTTCTTGAGGGAAGAAATCTTGATTCGATTGATCTGAGTAATCTTACGGAAAGTGAGCTTAAAAAGCTCTTTTTAAAAATGTGTGATATGCTGTTTGACCTTCATGGGCTTAATCCTCCTGTGATACATAGGGATATAAAGCCATCTAATATTTTGATTGACAGAAATGGAAATCTAAGGCTGATCGATTTTGGAACCTCGAGATTACTTGGAGGATATAGAGAAGATGACAATTGGACAGATAAAGCACCTACGGCAGGGACCAGAGGATATGCCGCACCTGAACAGTATGGCGGCCTGATCGAGGATTTCAGAACCGATATTTTTCAGCTTGGAAAGACTATAAGCAAATTGATGGGCAAAACTATGGTTTCGGATGGTTTTTACGAGAATATGCTAAGGGTCAGTGAGAGATGCTGCTTTTCAAGTATTAGCGAAAGGTACACCTGTGTAGGCGATATTAGGATTGATATACTGAAAATTTCTGCAAGTCAACGGAAAAAATGTAGGCTCGAAAAAGTTATCGCAAAATTTAAAAAGAGACAGAAAAGCCGAAATGACCGCAAAAAGGAGAGAGTCTTCATTGATATAGTAAGGACGTGTGATTCGATTGAGTTTTTATGA
- a CDS encoding PucR family transcriptional regulator translates to MISNQILQNTIDGLKGIAHVDLCVLDVDGNEVAATKPDFARMGEPVRDFVRSPADSQEIQGYQFFKVYDEQQLEYILIAAGSGESTYTIGKMTAYQIQGLLVAYKERFDKDNFIKNLLLDNLLLVDIYSRAKKLHIPTDAKRAAMIVSADKVRENNVLELIRTHGTGNGGDFVTEVDEDNVIVVKDTSEFNKPEEISRAAVELQEHLEAQGITNVHISIGTVVGEIKEVSRSYKEAKMALDVGRIFFDERKVISYGELGIGRLIYQLPIPLCKMFIREIFGGRNPDGFDQETLTTIDKFFENNLNVSETSRQLFIHRNTLVYRLDKLQKSTGLDLRVFDDAITFKIALMVVRYMKYMERY, encoded by the coding sequence ATGATTTCAAATCAAATCCTTCAAAATACAATAGACGGGCTTAAAGGCATTGCACATGTGGATTTATGTGTCCTTGATGTTGATGGCAATGAAGTTGCGGCTACTAAACCTGACTTTGCAAGGATGGGAGAACCTGTCAGAGATTTTGTCAGATCCCCTGCTGATTCACAGGAGATTCAGGGATATCAGTTTTTTAAGGTATATGATGAGCAGCAGCTTGAGTACATTCTTATTGCGGCAGGTAGCGGCGAGAGTACTTATACCATTGGCAAGATGACGGCATATCAGATTCAGGGGCTTCTTGTTGCCTATAAGGAGCGCTTTGACAAGGACAACTTTATAAAAAATCTGTTGCTTGACAATCTTTTGCTTGTTGATATATATAGTAGGGCGAAGAAACTTCATATTCCCACAGATGCAAAACGTGCAGCCATGATCGTTTCAGCAGATAAAGTTCGGGAGAATAATGTGCTTGAGCTTATCCGCACACACGGAACAGGGAATGGCGGAGATTTTGTAACCGAGGTAGACGAGGACAATGTTATCGTTGTTAAGGACACTTCGGAATTTAACAAGCCCGAAGAAATATCCAGGGCTGCTGTTGAACTTCAGGAACATCTTGAAGCTCAGGGAATTACAAATGTACATATTTCGATAGGTACTGTAGTCGGAGAGATCAAGGAAGTCAGTCGCTCCTATAAAGAAGCCAAGATGGCTCTTGATGTAGGCCGGATTTTCTTTGATGAGCGGAAAGTCATAAGCTATGGGGAACTTGGAATCGGACGACTTATTTATCAGTTACCGATACCGCTTTGCAAGATGTTTATTCGTGAAATCTTCGGCGGAAGAAATCCTGACGGTTTTGATCAGGAAACTCTTACCACAATAGATAAGTTTTTTGAAAACAATCTTAATGTTTCAGAAACATCGAGACAGCTGTTTATCCACCGTAATACACTTGTTTACAGACTGGATAAGCTGCAAAAGAGCACAGGCCTTGACCTTAGGGTGTTTGATGATGCGATCACATTCAAAATTGCTCTCATGGTCGTAAGATACATGAAATACATGGAGCGATATTAA
- the ftsE gene encoding cell division ATP-binding protein FtsE produces MITLENVTKSYSTGAPALNGVTLHIKKGEFVFIVGDSGSGKSTLIKLLLRELVPSDGTIIVMGQDLGRMRHRNIPKFRRKLGIVFQDFRLLKDRNVYENVAFAQRIIQKSTRDIKKNVPSVLAMVGLAGKYKSKVTQLAGGEQQRVALARAIVNKPDILLADEPTGNLDPNNTWEIMKLMEQINANGTTVIVVTHNREIVNAMHKRVITMKKGVVIRDEEEGEYHDEDE; encoded by the coding sequence ATTATCACGCTTGAAAACGTGACAAAATCATATTCTACGGGAGCACCAGCCTTAAATGGAGTCACCCTTCATATAAAGAAGGGTGAATTTGTTTTTATAGTAGGTGACAGCGGATCGGGAAAATCCACGCTGATAAAGCTGCTTTTAAGGGAGCTTGTACCTTCTGACGGAACGATCATTGTAATGGGGCAGGACCTCGGGAGAATGAGACACAGAAACATTCCTAAATTCAGAAGAAAGCTTGGAATAGTTTTTCAGGATTTCAGACTTTTGAAGGACAGAAATGTTTATGAAAATGTAGCTTTTGCTCAGAGAATAATACAGAAATCCACAAGGGATATAAAGAAAAATGTGCCTTCGGTACTTGCGATGGTAGGACTTGCCGGAAAGTACAAGAGTAAGGTTACACAGCTTGCCGGAGGTGAGCAGCAGAGAGTTGCACTTGCAAGAGCGATTGTAAATAAGCCGGATATATTACTCGCCGACGAGCCTACAGGTAATCTGGATCCTAATAACACATGGGAAATCATGAAGCTTATGGAGCAGATTAACGCAAATGGGACGACGGTTATCGTTGTTACACATAACAGGGAGATTGTTAACGCGATGCATAAGCGCGTTATAACTATGAAAAAAGGCGTCGTGATTCGCGACGAAGAAGAGGGTGAGTATCACGATGAGGATGAGTAG